In Candidatus Kapaibacterium sp., one genomic interval encodes:
- a CDS encoding nucleotidyltransferase domain-containing protein, which produces MKKQLLAEGFVIEGVFGSFRRDESDTNSDIDILYDLDNVFRDKYKGFKAVARLDAIQEYISLILGIQADLVQKKYLGTVSAKYILPEVYYVD; this is translated from the coding sequence TTGAAGAAGCAGCTGTTGGCTGAGGGCTTTGTGATAGAAGGGGTCTTTGGCTCTTTCAGACGAGACGAATCCGACACAAACAGCGACATTGACATTTTGTATGATTTGGACAATGTTTTTAGGGATAAGTATAAAGGTTTTAAAGCTGTCGCACGTTTAGATGCAATCCAAGAATACATTTCCTTAATTCTCGGCATTCAAGCTGATTTGGTACAAAAGAAATATCTCGGGACAGTTTCTGCAAAGTACATTTTGCCCGAGGTTTACTATGTTGACTGA
- a CDS encoding DUF86 domain-containing protein: MLTDKDKALLEFTMQMIEEAEKVIERYGSAYSALNDFEGKNAILFNLLQIGEKLNKIETQSIREVLPIKESYSIRNRITHDYDGIDLMIVDEILVYEFPELKKAIAEILVKS, translated from the coding sequence ATGTTGACTGATAAAGACAAGGCTCTGTTAGAATTTACAATGCAAATGATAGAAGAAGCAGAGAAAGTAATCGAAAGATACGGTAGTGCGTATTCTGCTTTAAACGATTTTGAAGGTAAAAACGCAATTTTGTTTAATCTTTTGCAAATTGGAGAAAAACTAAACAAAATTGAAACTCAAAGCATTAGAGAAGTATTGCCCATCAAAGAATCATATTCTATAAGAAACCGGATTACTCACGACTATGACGGCATTGATTTGATGATAGTCGATGAGATTTTAGTTTACGAATTCCCGGAATTGAAGAAAGCGATAGCCGAAATATTAGTAAAATCCTAA
- the atpG gene encoding ATP synthase F1 subunit gamma, with product MATLRDIRQRIQGVKSTSKITSAMKMVATAKLKRAQTSIESARPYFRKIDFILSNLVSSLSDDYTHPLLRKTTEVKNIALVVVTSDRGLCGSFNTNLLKEAVRHSEELKMQYPGAVIHFVAIGKKGISFLKKRNYNVIAEFQGIFAQLNFEHTRQIVDVFAGKFIEGQYDKVVVVTNEFINVMRQAPSIRNVLPIENIEQTTQSNTSVDYIFEPSKEAIIDDLLPKLVDIKIWSALLESNAAEQAARRIAMDNATRNAKELITFLELQYNKARQADITKEMLEIIGGADALKSA from the coding sequence ATGGCTACATTAAGAGATATAAGACAACGGATTCAAGGTGTAAAAAGTACATCGAAAATCACTTCGGCGATGAAAATGGTTGCAACTGCAAAATTGAAGCGTGCCCAAACGTCAATTGAATCGGCTCGCCCCTATTTTCGCAAAATTGACTTCATATTGTCCAATCTTGTCTCCTCGCTATCGGATGATTACACGCATCCTTTGCTCAGAAAAACGACCGAAGTCAAGAATATCGCTCTCGTCGTTGTGACTTCCGACCGTGGACTATGTGGTAGTTTCAACACCAATTTGCTCAAAGAAGCCGTTCGCCATTCCGAAGAATTGAAAATGCAATATCCCGGAGCGGTCATCCATTTTGTAGCAATCGGCAAAAAAGGCATATCATTTCTCAAAAAACGCAACTACAACGTAATAGCCGAATTTCAGGGGATTTTTGCTCAATTAAATTTCGAACACACACGACAAATTGTGGATGTATTCGCAGGAAAATTTATCGAAGGGCAATATGACAAAGTCGTCGTCGTGACAAATGAATTTATCAACGTCATGAGGCAAGCACCGTCAATCAGAAACGTGTTGCCAATCGAAAATATCGAGCAAACGACACAGTCCAATACATCAGTTGATTACATTTTCGAGCCATCGAAAGAGGCAATTATAGATGATTTGCTGCCAAAGCTTGTGGACATCAAAATTTGGAGCGCCCTGCTCGAATCCAACGCCGCAGAGCAAGCCGCCCGCAGAATAGCAATGGACAATGCGACACGCAACGCCAAGGAATTGATTACATTCCTCGAGTTGCAATACAACAAAGCCCGCCAAGCCGACATCACAAAAGAAATGCTCGAAATCATCGGTGGTGCCGACGCTCTCAAGAGTGCCTAA
- a CDS encoding c-type cytochrome gives MKNLFKILASLAIVSFVISCGSDAPDADPMENKGIGPISSVTLGDINPAMAAEGEKTFKQVCQMCHKLDADHIGPALRGITNRRSPEWIMNLVMNTSEMLQKDPIAIELKRKRAATMAVGDLAESDVRNLLEYLRTQE, from the coding sequence ATGAAAAATCTATTTAAAATTTTAGCCTCTTTAGCTATTGTAAGCTTTGTTATTTCATGTGGCAGCGATGCTCCTGACGCCGACCCGATGGAAAACAAGGGTATCGGTCCGATATCATCAGTTACATTGGGCGACATCAATCCCGCGATGGCAGCCGAAGGCGAGAAGACATTCAAGCAAGTTTGCCAAATGTGCCACAAGTTAGACGCTGACCATATCGGTCCGGCACTGAGAGGCATTACAAACCGACGCTCCCCCGAATGGATTATGAACTTGGTCATGAATACATCGGAGATGCTTCAGAAAGACCCGATTGCAATCGAATTAAAGCGAAAAAGAGCCGCTACTATGGCAGTTGGCGATTTGGCGGAAAGTGACGTCCGCAATCTGCTCGAATATTTGCGGACGCAAGAGTAA